In the genome of Crassaminicella thermophila, the window TTCTACTCAATTAACTTTAGGAAAATTAGAACATAATTCAAAACTACTAGCTACAGCAGAATTAAAAGCACTGCAAGCACAAATAAATCCGCATTTTTTATTTAATTCTTTAACCGTTATAGGTTCTCTTTGTAGAATTAATCCTGAGAAAGCAAGAAATCTAATTACCCACCTTAGTAATGTATTTCGGAAAAATTTAAATATGAACAAAGATATTGTAGATCTTGGGACTGAGTTAAATCATGTAAAATCATATGTAGAAATTGAAAAAGCAAGATTTGAAGATAAATTGGAGGTAATTTATGAAATAGAAAAAAATATAGCATGCTTACTTCCACCTTTAACATTACAACCACTTGTAGAAAATGCAATTAAGCATGGACTGCTTCCAAAGAAGGAAGGCGGACGGGTAAAAATTAGTGGAATAAAGAAAAAAAATGAAATAATAATTCAAATTGAAGATAATGGGATTGGAATAGAAGAAAAAAAGCTTTCTAAAATAATAAACGGTGATTGTGTGCATAAAGATTCTTTAGGAATCAATAATGTAAATGAAAGATTAAAGGGTATGTTTGGAGAAGAATATGGACTAAAGATTTATAGTAAGCTTGGAGAGGGAACAACTATAAGTATAAGGATTCCTATTATAAAGGATATGGCGGAGTGTGATAAAGGTGTTTAAGGTTATTATTGTAGATGATGAGAAATATATTAGAGATGAGTTAAGATACTTTCTGGAAAAAGATAAGGAGATTAATATCATTGCAGAGACAGGAGATGGAAAAGAAGTAATGGATTTAGTAGAAAAGTTAAATCCAGACATTGTGTTTTTAGATATTCAAATACAAGATGTAAACGGACTTTTGTTGGCACGGAAAATATTAGATAGAAACAATCCTCCTTATATTATTTTAGCAACGGCTTACAATGAATATGCTATTCAAGGCTTTGAAATAAATGTAGCAGATTATATATTGAAACCTTTTTCTGAAGAACGGTTAAAGATTGCTATTGATCGAATAAAAAAGCAAAATCAGAAAAAAAATAAAAACTTTGCAGAAAACGAAGAGTTTGATTTGAATAAGTTATGTGTATTTAAAAATAATAGATATATTCTTATGGATATAGATGAAATTCAATATATTGAATCTATAAAAAATGATATTGTTGTTCATGCAAGAGATGGAGAATATCATTGCAATTATTCATTAAAAGAATTAGAAGAAAGATTTAAAAAGAAAAAATTTATTCGCACCCATAAAAGCTATATTGTCAATATTGATTTTATTAATGAGATTATTCCTTGGTTTAATTACACATATAAGGTAAAAATAAAGGAGAAAGAAAACATAGAAATACCTGTTAGCAGGAATTATTTAAAAAAATTTAAAAAGTTATTAGGCATATGAAGCAGGATTACATTCTGCTTCTTGCTTTTTAATAAGCAATAAAT includes:
- a CDS encoding LytR/AlgR family response regulator transcription factor, encoding MFKVIIVDDEKYIRDELRYFLEKDKEINIIAETGDGKEVMDLVEKLNPDIVFLDIQIQDVNGLLLARKILDRNNPPYIILATAYNEYAIQGFEINVADYILKPFSEERLKIAIDRIKKQNQKKNKNFAENEEFDLNKLCVFKNNRYILMDIDEIQYIESIKNDIVVHARDGEYHCNYSLKELEERFKKKKFIRTHKSYIVNIDFINEIIPWFNYTYKVKIKEKENIEIPVSRNYLKKFKKLLGI